Genomic window (Methanoculleus thermophilus):
CCAGGTTGTGAGGGCGGAGAGGGTCCTCTCGCCCGCTGCAGGATCCCTTGTTATCCGCTCCACGAGGGCGTTTGCCCGCTCCATATCGAGCCCGTTTTTCATCATACGCAAGACTCCGCATCAGACGATCGGCTCGGGCGGCCTCTCTTTTGAGCCCATGAGCCGCAGCATCTCCTCGATATCGGTCGTCGGGATGTCGCAGGCGTAGTTCGTGCAGACGTATGCCGTCGCCTTCTCCCCGACCATCACGATGTCCCGGGTGTACCCGGCAATCCTGGTGATCTCCGGGTTCTCCTCCTCGGCGGGGCGGAAGATTATGAGGGCGTCGGGGTTGTAGTGCGATCGGATGGCCCGGAGCATCGCGGTCGTATCCTCTGCGCCCGTAACCCCGGTGACGATCACCTCATGGTTCGGCCCCAGCATGAACTCCAGGCCCGTGAGGAACTGGGCGTGAGCGGCCGGAGCCTTGAGAACGGCATCTGAAAAGACAACCCTCATCCGGTCGGCCATCCTCTCGAACTCGAGGTCTGCCGTTATCCGCCCGAGGGCAAAGAGGCTCAGCATCGCCACGCCATTCCCGGAGGGGATCGCCCCGTTGGAGACCGGTTTCTGCCGGACGGGAATATCGAGGTCGTCCGGGGTGAAGTAGAACCCGCCGTTCTCACAGTCCCAGTAATGGGCGACCATATCCCGGGCGAGTTCTGTGGCGGTCACAAGGTAGCCGGGGGAGAAGGTGGCCTCGTAGAGTTCGATGAGCGCCCAGACCATGAACGCATAGTCGTCGAGGGTCGCAGCGAGCCCCGCCTCCCCGTCCCGGTAGCGGTGGAGGAGCCGCCCGTCCTGCCTGCGGAGGTTTTCGAGGATGAACGCGGTCGCCTTCTCTGCCGCCTCAAGGTAACCTGGGTCGTCGAAGGTCCGGGCGGCTTTTGCGAGCGCGGCGATCATCAGGGCGTTCCAGTCGGTCAGGATCTTATCGTCCCTTGCCGGGCGGACCCGCCTCTCCCGGGCCGCAAAGAGCCTCTGCCGGGCGCCCTCCACGAACCACGCGAGGTCCTCTTCGGTCGTCGAGAACTCGTGGGCCCAGGAGACCAGCGGGCGGCGGAGACGGAGTATGTTCCTGCCGGTCCTCTTTCCGCCGGGCTGCTCGATGTAGTTTCCCGGCTCCACGACCCCAAAGATCCGGGAGAACCGCTCCCCGTCCTCCTCCCCGAGAACCGAGAGGATCTCCTCCTTCGTCCAGAGGTAGAACTTCCCTTCCTTGCCCTCGCTGTCGGCGTCCTCGGCCGAGTAGAATCCGCCGGCGGGATCGGTCATATCCCGCAGGACGTAGGCGATCGTCTCGCGGGCGGTTCGGGCAAACTCCTCCCTCCCGGTCGCGAGGTATGCCTCGGTATACGCCATGGCAAGGAGCGCCTGGTCGTAGAGCATCTTCTCAAAGTGCGGGACGAACCACTCCGCATCCGTCGAGTAGCGGTGGAACCCGTAGCCGATCTGGTCGAAGATCCCGCCCTGCCGCATCGCATGCAGGGTCTTTTCGACCATCTGGTATGCCGGCGCCTTCCCGGTCCGGTAACCGTGGCGGAGCAGGAAGATGAGGTTGTGCGGGGTCGGGAACTTGGGTGCGTCGCCAAACCCGCCGTTCTCCCCGTCAAAGACCCGGTAGAATGTCTGGTAGGCCTCGTCGAGGGTCGATTCGGAGAGCTCGCTTGAGCCTGGAGGGTTGCGGGCAGCGTTTCGCAGCGCCTCGATCACCTGGTCGCCGGCGCTCTCGAGGTCCTGGCGCTGGCTCTGCCAGATCTTGCTGATCCGGGGGATGAGGTCCAGGAGCCCGGTCATCCCGTACCGGCTCTCTTTCGGGATGTAACTTGCGGCAAAGAAGGGCTTTTTGTCAGGTGTCATAATGATCGTGAGCGGCCAGCCCCCGGCCCCGGTCAGCACGTGAGCGGCCGTCATGTAGATCTGGTCGATATCCGGCCGCTCTTCGCGATCCACCTTGATGCAGACGAAGACGTCGTTTAGGAGTTTTGCGACCTGCGGGTCTGCAAACGACTCCTTCTCCATGACGTGGCACCAGTGGCAGGTCGAGTAGCCGATCGAGAGAAGGATCGGTTTGCCTTCCTCTTTCGCCCGCCGGAATGCTTCTTCTCCCCAGGGATACCAGTCGACGGGGTTATGAGCGTGCTGGAGCAGGTACGGACTCTTCTCGTGGATAAGCCGGTTCGGCGGTGGTATCTCTCGCACCGGTGCTTTCGGGTCATCTCCGCGTGCCGGGTTCATATGTCTCTCGTGCGGATGCAGGCTAATAAAGGTGACTCATCCCGGCGGAAGGGGAGCTTTTCGGAGCGGGCCCGT
Coding sequences:
- a CDS encoding thioredoxin domain-containing protein, producing the protein MNPARGDDPKAPVREIPPPNRLIHEKSPYLLQHAHNPVDWYPWGEEAFRRAKEEGKPILLSIGYSTCHWCHVMEKESFADPQVAKLLNDVFVCIKVDREERPDIDQIYMTAAHVLTGAGGWPLTIIMTPDKKPFFAASYIPKESRYGMTGLLDLIPRISKIWQSQRQDLESAGDQVIEALRNAARNPPGSSELSESTLDEAYQTFYRVFDGENGGFGDAPKFPTPHNLIFLLRHGYRTGKAPAYQMVEKTLHAMRQGGIFDQIGYGFHRYSTDAEWFVPHFEKMLYDQALLAMAYTEAYLATGREEFARTARETIAYVLRDMTDPAGGFYSAEDADSEGKEGKFYLWTKEEILSVLGEEDGERFSRIFGVVEPGNYIEQPGGKRTGRNILRLRRPLVSWAHEFSTTEEDLAWFVEGARQRLFAARERRVRPARDDKILTDWNALMIAALAKAARTFDDPGYLEAAEKATAFILENLRRQDGRLLHRYRDGEAGLAATLDDYAFMVWALIELYEATFSPGYLVTATELARDMVAHYWDCENGGFYFTPDDLDIPVRQKPVSNGAIPSGNGVAMLSLFALGRITADLEFERMADRMRVVFSDAVLKAPAAHAQFLTGLEFMLGPNHEVIVTGVTGAEDTTAMLRAIRSHYNPDALIIFRPAEEENPEITRIAGYTRDIVMVGEKATAYVCTNYACDIPTTDIEEMLRLMGSKERPPEPIV